A segment of the Micromonospora sediminicola genome:
CTCGCACTTCACGCCGGGGATCGAGCGCTGGTCGCCCAGGACGATCTTGCCGTTCGGCGGGGTGAAGTCCTTCCGCTCCTTGCCCTTCATGGCGTCGCGCAGCGTCTCGTAGACCGCCGGGTTGATGCCGTTCGGCACGTCGTGGCCCATCTCCTGGGTGGTCTGGGCCCAGTCCGGGTCGGCCATGATGCCGGCCACGGCGTACTGCTTGGTCATGGCGACCAGCGAGGAGGTCTTCTCGCCGTCGGTGGTGCCGGACTTGCCGGCCACCGGCGCCTTCACGATGCCGCGGACGTTGCCGGCGGTGGCGGTGCCGCACTTGGAGGTGGAGGAGCGGTCGCCGACCGGGCAGCGGGCGGCGTCCACTGCGGCGCGGGCCACCTCGGTGCTGATCCGCTGTTCGCAGTGCGGCTTGGCGATGTCGAGCTTCTCGCCGTCCGGCCCGCGGATCTCCTGCACCGGGATCGGCTCGCAGTATTTCCCGTCGGCGGCCAGCGTGGCGTAGGCGTTGGCCAGCTCCAGCGGGGTGGTCTGCGAGACGCCGAGGCTGAACGCGCCCCACTGGTGGGCGTTGGCCGCGAGCTGAGCGTCGCTGGACGAGCGGAACGAGATGCCCATCTTCTGCGCCGCCTTGACCGCGTTCTCCGCGCCGACCCGCTGCTGCAGGTCGATGAAGAACGTGTTCACCGAGAAGCCGAAGCCGCTCCACATGGTGTGCGGGCCGGCCATCGACTTGTTGGCGTTGGTCGGACAGTACTTGCTGGTGCCCTTGCAGGCGGCCGGCGAGTTGAACTCGACCGGGTAGTCGGACTTGAACTGCTGCGGCGCGTTGATGGTGTAGCTGAGCGGGTAGCCCTTCTCCAGCGCGGCCACCAGCGTGAAGATCTTGAAGGTCGAGCCGGCCTGGTAGCCGGCGATGCCCGGGCCGCCGGTGATCAGCGGGTTCACCGTGTTCGGGTAGTTGCCCCGGATCTTCTTCTTGGCCTTGCGCGGGTCGCTGGAGAGCTTGTTCTGCGGGTTGTTCGGGTCGTCGATCTTGAAGTTCCGGTTCACCGCCACGGCCCGCACCCGGCCGGTGCCGGGCTCGATCACGGCCACCATCCGGGCCGCCTTGCTGCTCTCGCTCAGGTGGTTGCGCACCGCCTTGTCGGCGGCCTTCTGGGCCTGCACGTCGAGGCTGGTGACGATGGTGTAGCCGCCGCTCTTCAGCCGCCGCTCGCGGTCGTACGAGGTGCCGCCGAACGTCTCCTGCTGGAGCCACCAGCGGTAGAAGTAGTCGCAGAAGAAGCCCCAGGAGCGGGTGTTGGTCTGGACGCAGCCGTTCGGCGTGCGCTTGTCCTTCACCTTGAGCTTGACCTTCTTGGCGGCGTCCGCCTCGGCCTGGGTGATCGCGCCGATCTGCACCATGTTCTGGATGACGTAGTCACGCCGGCCCACCGCGTCCGGGTAGCCGGCCTTGGTGGTGGGGTTGAAGTCGGTCGGCGCCTTCACCAGGCCGGCGAGCATGGCCGACTCCTGGATGTCGAGCTTGCTCGGCGGCTTGCCGAAGTAGACCTGGCTGGCGGCGTAGATGCCGTAGGCGCCGTTGCCGAACGCGGCGATGTTCAGGTAGCGCTCCAGGATCTCGTCCTTGGAGAGCTCCTTGTCGACCTGGAGCGCCAGGCTCATCTCGCGCAGCTTGCGGGTGCTGGTGTCCTCGGTGGCGGCGACCACGTCGGCCGGGTGGGTGGCCGAGTAGGAGATGGCCAGCCGGACGTACTGCATGGTGAGCGTCGACGCGCCCTGCCGGGACGAGCCGGCGGACTGGTTGTTGACGAACGCCCGGGCCACGCCGTTGAGGTCGACGCCGTTGTGCTTGTAGAAGTCGTGGTCCTCGGCCGCGACGATGGCCTTCTGCATGTACGGCGAGATGTCCTTGAGCTTGACGTCCTTGCGGTTCTCGTCGTACATGGTGGCCAGCGGCGTCTTGCCGTCGGAGGCCAGCAGGTAGGTGATCTGCGGGGCCCGGGCCACCGTCAGTTCCTTGGGCAGCGCGCCGAATGTCTCGGCACCCGCCTTGGCGGCAAGTCCGGACATCGCCACTGCGGGGAAGGCCGCCGCGGCGACCACCACGCCGGCCAGCAGGCCACAGATCAGTAGCGATGCGGCGTTGGTAAACACGTTGTGGTCACGTTTCCGCATCCAGGTCACCTCGACAGGGTACGCGAGCAGGGATCGGCGGGCGCGCGGGGAACTTTCCCCATTTCCTGCACGCGCCGGCCTCGTTGTGCTAAACGCACGAGCCCTGGTGCGGGGTTGCGTGAGATCCGCAGAAGTGTCCTCCGGACTCCACGTGCGGCGCAGCGTTTTCCCGTACCCGAGCCGGGTAGACGGCGGGCGAAGGCCCGGGAAGCCGGGAGTGTCCGGAATGATGGATTTAGCCGACAACGTTGCGTAATCGGGCGACTACACAGCATGATGGTGGCGGCGACCGCAGCCACACGTCGTCCGCGCCGCCCTGGGGAGGCCGGGCGGACGACCGGGGGGTCCGAAGGGCTGGCTGCTCGCGCGAAGTCGGTAGGTACTGCAAGGGGGGACGTGTACAGATGGGCATGATCACTGACTGGCCGTCACTGGCGGCGTGTCAGAACGGGGACCCGGACGCGTTGTTCGTACAGGGCGCCGAACAGAACGTGGCGAAGAGGATCTGCCGGAGCTGCCCAGTTCGGTACGAGTGCCTGGCCGACGCGCTCGACAACCGGATCGAGTTCGGTGTGTGGGGTGGCATGACCGAACGCGAGCGACGCGCGCTGCTGCGGCGGCACCCGCAGGTGACCAGCTGGCGCAAGATGTTCGAGGCGGCCATGAAGAAGAACGCCAAGGAGAAGGCCGGCAAGGACAAGGTCCTGGTCACCACGGCCAACTGACCGGACCGGTCAGCTCCGGCTGATCGCCTCACCGATCGTCCGCAGCCCGTCGACGTCGTGCACGTCGGCGGGCTGCGCCGTCACCGACACCGCCGGCACCGCCGGGAACGCCTCGGTGAAGCGGGCCGCCACCTGCTGCTCGCGTACCGCCTGCTGGGCCAGCGCGGCGTGCGCGCGCAACACCTCGACGGTGCCCTCGTGCCCGCCCTCGGCCGCCAGCCGCTCCGCCGCGGCCAGGCTCTCCGCCGCGGTCAGCTCCGGCACCGCGGGCTCGTGCACCCGGTTGAGCACCAGCCCGGCCAGCGGCATCCGCTCCTCACGCAACCGGCCCGCGAAGTAGGCCGCCTCCCGGACCGCGTCCGGCTCCGGCGCCGCGACCAGCAGGAACGCCGTCTCCCCGGCCTGCAGGATCCGGTACGTCTGCTCGGCCCGCTGCCGGAACCCGCCGAACATCGAGTCGAGCGCGGCGACGAAGCCGGACAAATCGGTGAGCAGCTGCGCGCCGAGCACCTTCTGCACCACCTTCGAGAACATCCCGAAGCTCGCCGTCACCAGGCTGAACATGCTCCGCCCGCCGGTGCGCGCCGGGGCCAGCAGCAGCCGCAGCATCCGGCCGTCGAGGAACCGGGACAGCCGGGCCGGTGCGTCGAGGAAGTCGAGCGCGGAGCGGGACGGCGGCGTGTCCACCACGATCAGGTCCCACTCGCCCCGGGCGTGCAGCTGACCCAGCTTCTCCATCGCCATGTATTCCTGCGTGCCGGCGAAGGTGGAGCTCATGGCCTGGTAGAAGGGGTTCGAGAAGATCTCCACGGCCTTGGCCGGGTCGGTGTGCTGGAGCACCACGTCGTCGAACGTGCGCTTCATGTCGAGCATCATGGCGTGCAGCTCGCCGCCGCTGGACTCGACGTCGATGCCCTTGACCTGCCGGGGCGTGTTGTCCAGCTCGGTCAGGCCGAGCGACTGGGCCAGCCGGCGGGCCGGGTCGATGGTGAGCACCACCGTCCGTCGGCCGTGCTGCTCGGCCGCGCGCAGCGCCAGCGCCGCCGCGGTGGTCGTCTTGCCCACGCCGCCCGCCCCGCAGCAGACCACGATCCGCACGCCGGGGTCGGCGAGGATCTGGTCGACGTCCAGCGGAGGCGCCGCGTCTTCGGAAGGCACCAATCGAGCGTATCGGTCCCGAGGGCGTCTCTGCTCCGTGCCGGCCGCAGGTGTGAGTCAATCCGCCCGGACGAGGACCTCGGCCAGCGTCTCCAGCCCGGCCCGGTCGACCCCGTCGGGCAGCAGCGGCAGCTCGGTCAGGGGCAGCCCCAGCTCCACCAGGTCACCGCGGAGCGAGTCCTCCAGCTCACGGCGTACCCGCTGGTCGCGCGCCTCGGCGGCGAGACCGGCCACGGTCCGGGCGTCGGTCGGCAGACCGGCGGCGGACAACCCCCGCTTCAGCTCCGCCGCGGTCACCGCGCGGCCGGCGGGCACCGGCGGGCGGGCGCCGTTGACGATCACCCGGCCGACCGGGAAGCCGAGCTGGGTCAGCTCGGCGACCGCGTCGAGCGTCTCCTGGACCGGCATCTCCTCCAGCAGCGTCACCACGTGCACCGCGGTCATCGGCGAGCGCAGCAGCGCGGACACACCCTCGCTCTGGGTCTTGATCGGGCCGACCTTGGCCAGCCGCGCGGTCTCCGCCGTGACGTTGAGGAAGCGGCCGATCCGTCCGGTCGGTGGAGCGTCCAGCACCACCGCGTCGTATGCCCGACGGGACCCGCTGGTGCGGGTGGTCGCCTCCTTGACCTTGCCGGTGAGCAGCACGTCCCGCAGGCCCGGGGCGATGGTGGTGGCGAAGTCGATCGCGCCGAGCTTGCGCAGCGCCCGGCCGGCGGCGCCCAGCTTGTAGAACATGTCCAGGTACTCGAGGAGCGC
Coding sequences within it:
- a CDS encoding transglycosylase domain-containing protein, which produces MRKRDHNVFTNAASLLICGLLAGVVVAAAAFPAVAMSGLAAKAGAETFGALPKELTVARAPQITYLLASDGKTPLATMYDENRKDVKLKDISPYMQKAIVAAEDHDFYKHNGVDLNGVARAFVNNQSAGSSRQGASTLTMQYVRLAISYSATHPADVVAATEDTSTRKLREMSLALQVDKELSKDEILERYLNIAAFGNGAYGIYAASQVYFGKPPSKLDIQESAMLAGLVKAPTDFNPTTKAGYPDAVGRRDYVIQNMVQIGAITQAEADAAKKVKLKVKDKRTPNGCVQTNTRSWGFFCDYFYRWWLQQETFGGTSYDRERRLKSGGYTIVTSLDVQAQKAADKAVRNHLSESSKAARMVAVIEPGTGRVRAVAVNRNFKIDDPNNPQNKLSSDPRKAKKKIRGNYPNTVNPLITGGPGIAGYQAGSTFKIFTLVAALEKGYPLSYTINAPQQFKSDYPVEFNSPAACKGTSKYCPTNANKSMAGPHTMWSGFGFSVNTFFIDLQQRVGAENAVKAAQKMGISFRSSSDAQLAANAHQWGAFSLGVSQTTPLELANAYATLAADGKYCEPIPVQEIRGPDGEKLDIAKPHCEQRISTEVARAAVDAARCPVGDRSSTSKCGTATAGNVRGIVKAPVAGKSGTTDGEKTSSLVAMTKQYAVAGIMADPDWAQTTQEMGHDVPNGINPAVYETLRDAMKGKERKDFTPPNGKIVLGDQRSIPGVKCESVETAKSRLKGAGFEPVVSSNKVPSECPAGTAAGTSPDGRTIKGGVVLIEVSSGQGAPTPGNTANPGGPPAPPGNGNGRPGRPRG
- a CDS encoding WhiB family transcriptional regulator gives rise to the protein MGMITDWPSLAACQNGDPDALFVQGAEQNVAKRICRSCPVRYECLADALDNRIEFGVWGGMTERERRALLRRHPQVTSWRKMFEAAMKKNAKEKAGKDKVLVTTAN
- a CDS encoding ArsA family ATPase; the protein is MVPSEDAAPPLDVDQILADPGVRIVVCCGAGGVGKTTTAAALALRAAEQHGRRTVVLTIDPARRLAQSLGLTELDNTPRQVKGIDVESSGGELHAMMLDMKRTFDDVVLQHTDPAKAVEIFSNPFYQAMSSTFAGTQEYMAMEKLGQLHARGEWDLIVVDTPPSRSALDFLDAPARLSRFLDGRMLRLLLAPARTGGRSMFSLVTASFGMFSKVVQKVLGAQLLTDLSGFVAALDSMFGGFRQRAEQTYRILQAGETAFLLVAAPEPDAVREAAYFAGRLREERMPLAGLVLNRVHEPAVPELTAAESLAAAERLAAEGGHEGTVEVLRAHAALAQQAVREQQVAARFTEAFPAVPAVSVTAQPADVHDVDGLRTIGEAISRS
- a CDS encoding ArsA-related P-loop ATPase; its protein translation is MAASEQPAETAGGWPARLHVVTGKGGTGKTSVAAALALGLAAGGRRTLLVEVEGRQGIAQLFGTEPLPYEERHLTDAPGGGEVRALAVDAEAALLEYLDMFYKLGAAGRALRKLGAIDFATTIAPGLRDVLLTGKVKEATTRTSGSRRAYDAVVLDAPPTGRIGRFLNVTAETARLAKVGPIKTQSEGVSALLRSPMTAVHVVTLLEEMPVQETLDAVAELTQLGFPVGRVIVNGARPPVPAGRAVTAAELKRGLSAAGLPTDARTVAGLAAEARDQRVRRELEDSLRGDLVELGLPLTELPLLPDGVDRAGLETLAEVLVRAD